DNA sequence from the Pseudomonas tritici genome:
GGCCAGACGCAGGAGCATTTCGTCGATGTTGCTTTTGCTCACGGTTAAAGCAGGAGTGAATCGCAGGCAGTTGGGTTGTGGGGCGTTAAGGATCAGCCCTTCGTGCAGTGCTGCTTTTACGACAGCATCTGCGCAATCATCCGACAACATCAGCCCCCACATCAGGCCATCGCCGCGCAGTTGTCCATGGTCGTAGCGGTAGGCCAGGCGGGCGAGGCCTTCGCCGAGATAGACGCCGGACTCACGCACTTGCTCCAGAAAACCGTGTTGCAGCACCGTATCGAGCACCGCCAACCCCGCCGAGGCCATTAGCGCATTGCCATGATGGGTGCCTTCCAGCTCGCCCACTTCAAAACAGCACGCTTTGCCGCGTGCCAGCAGCGCTGCGAGGGGGACGCCGCCGCCCAGGCCTTTGCCAAGGGTGATGATGTCGGCGCGGACGCCGTATTGCTGTTCGGCGAGCAACGTGCCGCAGCGGCCAATGCCGGTTTGCACTTCGTCGAGAATCAGCAGGATCCCCAGTTCGCGACACAAACGTTCTACACCTTTGAGATAGTGCTCCGTCGCGGGAATCACCCCGGCTTCGCCCTGGATCGGCTCGAGCATGATCGCGACGGTTTGCGCGTCGACTGCGGCGTGCAGGGCTGGCAAGTCGTTGAAGGGGACATGGCTGAAGCCCGGCAACTGCGGTTCGAAACGGTTTTCTAAGGCACCCGCCGAGGCCGACATTGCCGCGAAGCTGCGACCGTGACAGGCACTGCTGGCGCTGATGATGCGGTAGGCACCGCCGCGATACAGCTGGCCCCACTTGCGCGCCAGTTTGATCGCGGCTTCGCAGGCTTCCGCACCACTGTTGAGCAGGTACGCCTGATCGCTGCCGGTGCGATGGCACAGGCGGTCGACGAGGTTGAGTTGGGCACGGTTGTGCAGGCCGTTGCCAGGGTTGATCAGTGTCTGAGTCTGGTCGGCCAGCGCTTTGATCAACACTTGCGGGCTGTGGCCGAGGCTGTTGGCGGCGCTGCCCTGGCTGAAATCCAGATAGGCACGGTCGTCGCTGTCCCACAACCAGGAGCCTTGGCCGCGCACAAATACTTGAGGCGGCCGGGCCACCGTGGGCATCAGAGCGGCGCTGGAAAGACTGTCGCGCGGGGCGTCGAGGATCAGGTCGTCCAGGCTCGGCACGGGGCGGCGCAGAGTGAACAGGTTCACAAGCCACCCCCTTTGGCAACCGGACCTTGGTCGGTACTCGCCGTGTAACCTGGTTGAAGATTGTTAGCCTTGCCTATGTAAACGCCATCAACATAAACACTGTTCATTGCCCGATCCGGCCCTGTAAGCCCTGCGAATAGGCGCTAGACTAGGCGGCTCGGGGGCCACCGGCCATTTCGTTTTTTCAGCTTTTTCGATAAGTAAGCCTTATGGATTTCAAGCAACTGCGTTATTTCGTCGCGGTGTATGAGGAAGGCCACGTAGGCCGTGCTGCGGAACGCCTGTCGATCTCCCAACCGGCACTGTCCCAGCAGATTCGCCAGTTGGAACAGAACCTCGATGTGAGCCTGTTCGAGCGCAGCAGCAAGCGGCTATTACCGACACTGGCGGCGCACACGCTGTACAACCATGCCCTGCCGCTGATTGATGGCTTGCAACAGGCGGTCGAGGCGTTGCGTAACTTCAAGGGCCAGGCAATGCGCACGTTGGCTATCGGTGTGCTGCAAACCGTGCACACCAGCCTGGTGCCGCAGATGCTCGAGCGCGTGCGCAAGGCCCAGCCGCACTTGGTGGTGCAGATCTACGAGTTGACCGGGATTGAAATTGAACGGCGCCTGCTCAACGGTTCGCTGGACATCGGTATCAGCTACCTGCCGCCCCGCCAGCCGGGGTTGCACGGCGTGTTGTTGTATGAAGACGAATTGAAGGTGGTCCTCCCGGAGGATCATCCCCTGCGGGAATTCAAGAAGGTTTCGCTGAAACAGGCGGCGGAGTTACCCATGTTGCTGCTGGGCGAGGAGTTCCAGGTGAGGCAGATCTGGCAGGGCCAACTGGCCAACCTCGGCCGTCGCCCGCAAGTGCAGGCCGAGCTCAATACCATGGTGGGGATTCTCGACAGCTTGCCTCACACAAAGCTTGCGACAGTACTGCCAGGGCGTTCCCAGGACGAACACAACAGCCAGTCGCTGTTGTGGAAACCCTTGAGTGAACCCAGGGTGCCGCTGAAAGTGGGCTTGGTGTGTCGCGACGTGCAACGTCAGCAAGCGACAATGGCGTTACTGCGCACCTTGCTGGAAGACGTGATGAATGCACCGCAGGCACCGGCATGACTTTTTCGCAGGCAAAAGAAAACCCCGCCGAAGCGGGGCTTTGCAGACTGTTTCCCTGACATCCATTTCACTCCGCCGTCCTGGCAGAATCCTACGTGTCCGTGTTGTTGCTTTGCGCTTCCTGCGCGACGTCCATGTGAAGTAGATTATCCGTGGATCCAATATGGCGATAGAGGACGAATAGCAGCACGTCATGTAAGAGAATGCTTACACGCCCTCCATTCCCTTAGAACAGGGCTTCATCCAGCAGAAACAGCGATTCGCTGCCGGCTTTTACCGACGCACTCAGCGAATGGATACGTGGCAACAGGCGCGCAAAGTAGAAGCGCGCAGTGCCCATCTTGCTGGCGTAGAAGTCTTCTTCAGACTCCTTGCCCAGCGCCGCCTTGGCCATGCGCGCCCACATATAGGCGTAGGCCATGTATCCAAATGCATGCAAATACTCAACGGACGCCGCGCCGATTTCATTCGGGTCTGTCTTGGCGCGATCCAGGACCCAGGCGGTCAGTTCATCCAGGTTATCCACCGCCGCGCTCAGCGGTGTGGTGAATTCAGCCAGCTCGGCACCGGCCGAGGCAATGAACGCGCGGATCTCATCGGCAAACAAGGTGTAGAACGCCCCGCCGCTGCCGACGATCTTGCGCCCCATCAGGTCCAGCGCCTGGATGCCGTTGGTGCCTTCGTAGATCTGGGTGATGCGCACATCGCGCACCAGTTGCTCCTGGCCCCACTCGCGAATGTAGCCGTGGCCGCCAAACACCTGCTGGCCGAACACCGTGGTTTCCAGGCCCAGGTCGCTCAAGAACGCCTTGGCCACTGGGGTCAGCAACGCCACCAGGTTATCCGCACGTTCGCGGGCCGCGGCATCGTCGCTGAACTTGGCGATATCTAGTTGCGTCGCCACGTAGGTGGAGAAGGCACGCCCGCCTTCATTCGCAGCCTTCATGGTCAGCAGCATGCGGCGCACGTCCGGGTGCACGATGATCGGGTCAGCCGCTTTGTCCTTGGCCTGCGCGCCGGTCGGCGCACGGCTTTGCAGGCGGTCACGCGCGTATTCAATGGCATTCTGGTAAGAGCGCTCGCCGGATGCCAGGCCCTGGATACCCACACCCAAACGCTCGTAGTTCATCATGGTGAACATCGCCGCCAGACCACGGTTCGGTTCGCCCACCAGAAAACCCACGGCTTCGTCGAAATTCATCACACAGGTCGCGGACGCCTGGATCCCCATCTTATGCTCGATCGAGCCACAGCTCACCGGGTTGCGTGCGCCCAGGCTGCCGTCGGCATTCACCATGAACTTCGGCACCAGGAACAGCGAAATGCCCTTGGGACCGGCCGGCGCATCCGGCAGTTTGGCCAGCACCAGGTGAATGATGTTGTCGGTGAGGTCGTGTTCGCCACCGGTGATAAAGATCTTGGTGCCGCTGACTTTGTAGGAACCGTCCGCCTGCGGCTCCGCCTTGGTACGGATCATCCCCAAGTCGGTACCGGCATGGGATTCGGTCAGGCACATGGAGCCTGCCCATTCACCGGAATACATCTTCGGCAGGTAGGCGGCCTTGAGTGCTTCGCCGGCGTGCGTGGCAATCGACACGCAGGCGCCGGAGGTCAGCATCGGGTACAAACCGAATGCCAGGCTTGACGAGTTGATCATCTCTTCGACCTGGGCTGACACGGCCTTGGGCATGCCCATGCCACCGAAGGCAGGGTCGCCGCCTACGCCAACCCAACCGCCTTCGGCGTAGGTTTTGTAGGCCTGCGGGAAACCGTCCGGCGTAAACACCGCGGTGTTGTCCCAGCGGCAACCTTGTTCATCGCCACCGCGGCTGAGCGGGGCGATGGATTTGGCGGTGACCTTGCCGGCTTCTTCGAGGATGGCCTCCACGGTTTCGGCGTCAACGGTGTCTGCCAATGCCGGCAATTGGGCCCACGTGTCGGCGACCTCAAAGACTTCGTTGAGGACGAAGCGCATATCACGCAGCGGCGCTTTGTAATCAGCCATGGCAAACCTCGTAAGAACGTGAAAAGTGATTCGGTAGGATCGGTTTTACAGGCTCCGAGTGTACCCGAACAACTTTTCAGACACATAGGGTCCACTTGTGACTGATAGGTATTTTTAAGTCATCACAGCGCAAATGCCTCCGCAGGCAGACTCATCAGGCATTCGCTGCCCGCCTCCACCGCCGCGCGGTGCGTGGCAGTACGCGGCAGCAGGCGCTTGAAGTAGAAGTCGCAAGTGGCCAGCTTGGCCTTGGCGAAATCAGCGTCTTGCTGGTCAAGGGCAGCAATCGCCATGCGCAGCCACAGGTAAGCGAGCACCACGTAGCCGCTGTACATCAAGTAATCCACTGCCGCCGCACCGACTTCATCGGGGTTCTTCATCGCGGCCATACCGACCTGGGTGGTCAGTTCGCCCCATTCCCCGTTCAGTTGATTGAGCTGCGCTACATAGGCCCTGAGTTGCGGATGCTCGGCATGCGCGGCGCAGAACTTGTGCACGATTTTGGTAAACCCGCGCAGCAACTTGCCCTGGCTGCCCAGCACCTTGCGCCCCAGCAAGTCGAGGGCCTGGATGCCGTTGGTGCCTTCATAGATCGGCGCAATCCGCGCATCGCGGGCCAGTTGCTCCATGCCCCATTCGCGGATGTAACCGTGGCCGCCGAAGACCTGCATGCCGTGGTTGGTCACCTCCAACCCGGTATCGGTCATAAAGGCTTTGCAGATGGGCGTGAGGAACGCCAACAGGTCTTCGGCGTCCTGGCGCTGGGCGGCGTCGCTGCTCAGGTGTGCGGTGTCGAGCAATTGCGCGGTGAAGTAGGTCAGCGCGCGGTTGCCTTCGTTGAAGGCTTTCATGGTCAGCAACATGCGGCGCACATCGGGGTGCACGATGATAGGGTCGGCGGCTTTTTCCGGAGCCTTGGCGCCGGTCAGCGAGCGCATTTGCAAGCGATCGTTGGCGTACTTGATCGCCCCCTGGAAGCTTGCCTCGCCATTGCACAGGCCCTGCATGCCGGTGCCCAGGCGCGCATGGTTCATCATGGTGAACATGCAGTTGAGGCCTTTGTTCGCCTCGCCGATCAGGAAACCTCTGGCACCGTCGAAATTCAGCACACAGGTGGCCGAGGCCTTGATGCCCATCTTGTGTTCGATGGAGCCGCAGTGCACCGCGTTGCGCTCGCCGGAATCGGCATGGAACTTGGGCACGATAAACAGCGAGATGCCCTTGGTGCCCGCCGGCGCATCCGGCAGCTTGGCCAGCACCAAGTGGATAATGTTGGCACTCATGTCGTGTTCGCCGGCCGAGATGAAGATCTTGCTGCCGGTAACCGCATAGCTACCGTCCGCCTGGGGCACGGCGCGAGTCTTGATCAGGCCCAGGTCGGTGCCGCAGTGGGCTTCGGTGAGGCACATGGTGCCGGTCCATTCGCCGGCGGTGAGTTTGTTCAGGAACGTATCTTTTTGCTCGGCGGTGCCATGGGCATGGATCGCCGACATTGCGCCGTGGGTCAGCCCTGGGTACATGCCCCAGGAGGTGTTGCTGGAGCCGATCATTTCGCTGAGCACCAGGCCCAGCGACTGCGGCAAGCCTTGGCCGCCAAACGCCGGGTCCGCCGCCACACCGTGCCAGCCACCTTCCACGTACTGGGCGAAGGCTTCCTTGAAGCCCTTCGGCGTGGTGACGACGCCATTGTCGAAATGGCAGCCTTCTTCATCACCGCTGCGGTTGAGCGGCGACAGCACGTTCTCGCAAAATTTGGCGCCTTCTTCGAGGATCGCATTGACCATGTCCGGGCTGGCGTCGGTTGCTCCCAACGCGGCGTAGTGGCCGTGGAAATCAAATACGTTGTCAATCAGAAAGCGCATGTCGCGCAGGGGAGCTTTGTAGTCAGGCATGGCGATGTCTCCGGCAGCAGATGGTTTAAACCTACTGCCGGCCACGGCCCTCGACAATCACTGTAGGGCTGCTGAATACAGCACCATCACTCAACCGGCAGCGCTTTCCCGCACCGCGCCACGGCGGGTCTGGCCAGCCGCGACCACACAGTTACGCCCGGCGCCCTTGGCAGCGTACAGCGCCTGGTCGGCAGACTTGAGGACTTCCTCCGGTGTGCGCTGCTCAGCCTGGCGTTCGGCCACGCCGATACTGATGGTCACCGAAACACTCGAGGCGCCACTGCCCGCCCGCCGCTGACGGCCTTGGTGGTCGTCTTGAGGGCGGTCCAGGTTGCGTAATTTGATAGCGTAATCGGCGATGATTACGCGGATTTCTTCCAGGTGCGGCAAGCATTCCTCCACCGTCTTGCCGGCGAACACCACGGCAAACTCTTCACCGCCATACCGGTAGGCGCGCCCGCCGCCGTTGACCTTGGACAGCTTGCTTGCCACCAGGCGCAGCACCTGGTCGCCGACGTCATGGCCATGGGTGTCGTTGAAGCGCTTGAAGTGGTCGACGTCACTCATCGCCAGCACATAGTTGCGCCCCAATCGCTGCATACGCTCGTTCAGCGCACGTCGTCCCGGCAAGCCGGTCAGCTCATCGCGGAAGGCCATTTGATAGGCCTCGTGGGCGACGCCAGCGGCGATCATCAGCATCACCTGGCTGCACATGATATTCAGGGTGAACGGCAGGATGAACGTCTGCGGCAACATCCAGAACAACCCCAGCAAACCCACCAGTTGCGCGGCGTGCAGCGGGCGCGGCTGGTACCAGTACTGTGCGGCCAGGGTCAGGAAGCCGATCAGGAACATCGGATACGACAATTGGATCAGGCTCATCCAGGCGCCATGCAGCACGGGCCAGCGAATCTCCGCCAGCCAGTTCAGCACCGCCACGGGGAAACTCTGCTCGAGTGCCAGCGCCACACTGCCTATCGCCAGCAACACAGCGCCACGGGCGACGAAATCACGGAACAGGTGGGTCTTCTCCTGCCACAGCGCGTAAATGCTGAACAACAACGGCAGCAACAAGCAGCACAGGTGAAACACCACGGCCGCGTCTTCGCGCACGCGGCCGTGGTCGCGGTAGAAGTCGGTCTGGGTATCGAGCAGGAAGTAGGCGATATACACCGTGATCATCAGGAACAGTTCACGCTGACGGCGGTACACCGCGCAGTACGAACCGCCGAGCAACAGCACCAAGGTCGGCAACACATTGAACAGTGACGTGAAGAAAACGCTGAGGTCTTTGATATATGCAGCCGAGAGCCCGGCCAGCAACAGCAGTAACGAAGGGAGGAAATGACTGAAACTGACAGCGGACACGCGCGACAAGGGTAAAACTCCGACCCGCAAAAAATAATGGCAATGTGCCTCTACCCGGACAGTTAAGCACAACCCGTCGTGCATGTATCACATTGCCATCACTGTAACGGCAGCCGGCAGCAATCCCTGAGTGCTGTGCTGCGGTTTTTTATCGCGCACAAAAAAGCCGCTGCTCCTGTCACGGAGCAGCGGCTGTGGAAGTGAACCCGGTGAGGCTTAGTAAGCCAGGCCGAAGTCTTCTTCTTTCATGTCCATCAGGTTGTTGGCGCCCGACAGC
Encoded proteins:
- a CDS encoding aspartate aminotransferase family protein, with the translated sequence MNLFTLRRPVPSLDDLILDAPRDSLSSAALMPTVARPPQVFVRGQGSWLWDSDDRAYLDFSQGSAANSLGHSPQVLIKALADQTQTLINPGNGLHNRAQLNLVDRLCHRTGSDQAYLLNSGAEACEAAIKLARKWGQLYRGGAYRIISASSACHGRSFAAMSASAGALENRFEPQLPGFSHVPFNDLPALHAAVDAQTVAIMLEPIQGEAGVIPATEHYLKGVERLCRELGILLILDEVQTGIGRCGTLLAEQQYGVRADIITLGKGLGGGVPLAALLARGKACCFEVGELEGTHHGNALMASAGLAVLDTVLQHGFLEQVRESGVYLGEGLARLAYRYDHGQLRGDGLMWGLMLSDDCADAVVKAALHEGLILNAPQPNCLRFTPALTVSKSNIDEMLLRLARAFSRVRTAQLQCRKGIAV
- a CDS encoding LysR family transcriptional regulator translates to MDFKQLRYFVAVYEEGHVGRAAERLSISQPALSQQIRQLEQNLDVSLFERSSKRLLPTLAAHTLYNHALPLIDGLQQAVEALRNFKGQAMRTLAIGVLQTVHTSLVPQMLERVRKAQPHLVVQIYELTGIEIERRLLNGSLDIGISYLPPRQPGLHGVLLYEDELKVVLPEDHPLREFKKVSLKQAAELPMLLLGEEFQVRQIWQGQLANLGRRPQVQAELNTMVGILDSLPHTKLATVLPGRSQDEHNSQSLLWKPLSEPRVPLKVGLVCRDVQRQQATMALLRTLLEDVMNAPQAPA
- a CDS encoding acyl-CoA dehydrogenase C-terminal domain-containing protein, with the protein product MADYKAPLRDMRFVLNEVFEVADTWAQLPALADTVDAETVEAILEEAGKVTAKSIAPLSRGGDEQGCRWDNTAVFTPDGFPQAYKTYAEGGWVGVGGDPAFGGMGMPKAVSAQVEEMINSSSLAFGLYPMLTSGACVSIATHAGEALKAAYLPKMYSGEWAGSMCLTESHAGTDLGMIRTKAEPQADGSYKVSGTKIFITGGEHDLTDNIIHLVLAKLPDAPAGPKGISLFLVPKFMVNADGSLGARNPVSCGSIEHKMGIQASATCVMNFDEAVGFLVGEPNRGLAAMFTMMNYERLGVGIQGLASGERSYQNAIEYARDRLQSRAPTGAQAKDKAADPIIVHPDVRRMLLTMKAANEGGRAFSTYVATQLDIAKFSDDAAARERADNLVALLTPVAKAFLSDLGLETTVFGQQVFGGHGYIREWGQEQLVRDVRITQIYEGTNGIQALDLMGRKIVGSGGAFYTLFADEIRAFIASAGAELAEFTTPLSAAVDNLDELTAWVLDRAKTDPNEIGAASVEYLHAFGYMAYAYMWARMAKAALGKESEEDFYASKMGTARFYFARLLPRIHSLSASVKAGSESLFLLDEALF
- a CDS encoding acyl-CoA dehydrogenase C-terminal domain-containing protein, giving the protein MPDYKAPLRDMRFLIDNVFDFHGHYAALGATDASPDMVNAILEEGAKFCENVLSPLNRSGDEEGCHFDNGVVTTPKGFKEAFAQYVEGGWHGVAADPAFGGQGLPQSLGLVLSEMIGSSNTSWGMYPGLTHGAMSAIHAHGTAEQKDTFLNKLTAGEWTGTMCLTEAHCGTDLGLIKTRAVPQADGSYAVTGSKIFISAGEHDMSANIIHLVLAKLPDAPAGTKGISLFIVPKFHADSGERNAVHCGSIEHKMGIKASATCVLNFDGARGFLIGEANKGLNCMFTMMNHARLGTGMQGLCNGEASFQGAIKYANDRLQMRSLTGAKAPEKAADPIIVHPDVRRMLLTMKAFNEGNRALTYFTAQLLDTAHLSSDAAQRQDAEDLLAFLTPICKAFMTDTGLEVTNHGMQVFGGHGYIREWGMEQLARDARIAPIYEGTNGIQALDLLGRKVLGSQGKLLRGFTKIVHKFCAAHAEHPQLRAYVAQLNQLNGEWGELTTQVGMAAMKNPDEVGAAAVDYLMYSGYVVLAYLWLRMAIAALDQQDADFAKAKLATCDFYFKRLLPRTATHRAAVEAGSECLMSLPAEAFAL
- a CDS encoding GGDEF domain-containing protein, with protein sequence MSRVSAVSFSHFLPSLLLLLAGLSAAYIKDLSVFFTSLFNVLPTLVLLLGGSYCAVYRRQRELFLMITVYIAYFLLDTQTDFYRDHGRVREDAAVVFHLCCLLLPLLFSIYALWQEKTHLFRDFVARGAVLLAIGSVALALEQSFPVAVLNWLAEIRWPVLHGAWMSLIQLSYPMFLIGFLTLAAQYWYQPRPLHAAQLVGLLGLFWMLPQTFILPFTLNIMCSQVMLMIAAGVAHEAYQMAFRDELTGLPGRRALNERMQRLGRNYVLAMSDVDHFKRFNDTHGHDVGDQVLRLVASKLSKVNGGGRAYRYGGEEFAVVFAGKTVEECLPHLEEIRVIIADYAIKLRNLDRPQDDHQGRQRRAGSGASSVSVTISIGVAERQAEQRTPEEVLKSADQALYAAKGAGRNCVVAAGQTRRGAVRESAAG